One Lampris incognitus isolate fLamInc1 chromosome 18, fLamInc1.hap2, whole genome shotgun sequence genomic region harbors:
- the mtdha gene encoding metadherin a isoform X1 codes for MATDLRALAWEKAEVLSGGLKELLSTGQLYIRSRFGVDLGLNPELYPTWMLLSAAAAAVLLLLAASWAAVCGGLSAGKKRGSPVTRDGAEPAKAGFVKTEKSDDQKRKNRKKPAEKKTQSNGRPVSAPQGEVKVCVATSKPSPEIKTEKVQVQQAPVQVKKNKKKAKEDVKAAQSVSTTEGKEPDEGTWETKVSNREKRQQRKKDKGPMESGSPGAPGTPKSQVEAPAALVATNTRKNRETLHSRTGGKADTKSGPGWREEPSVNGGGWADVSSKVPGQMEGDKWSAMSAAPRRKAKPEPRSWGQETQGTWSGMDGRIKNDLSPVSFTMLGLNASETMVHPIDLQWDSHPKVDDEWSGFNGMAAVDPSSDWNAPVEHWGNYVEPPVSVTPAVPPKEQLAPHKESEDDKEVKDPTGGVAKSKKKKKKKKAEEEADSAAQTVNSAPTVNTTPKPQEHPPVMTTNKQLPNVPASQKKSEQVSEPPKPSQKKKVRKET; via the exons ATGGCAACGGACTTGCGAGCTCTGGCCTGGGAAAAGGCTGAAGTTTTATCTGGGGGACTGAAGGAGCTTCTCTCCACCGGTCAGCTGTACATCCGCTCTCGGTTCGGGGTCgatctgggtttgaaccccgaacTGTACCCGACATGGATGCTCCTCTCCGCGGCCGCGGCcgctgtgttgctgctgctggccGCGTCCTGGGCCGCGGTATGCGGGGGGTTGTCGGCTGGGAAAAAGCGGGGATCCCCCGTCACCCGCGACGGCGCTGAGCCTGCCAAGGCTGGCTTCGTCAAAACGGAGAAATCGGACGATcaaaagaggaagaacagaaAGAAACCTGCCGAAAAG AAGACTCAGTCTAACGGACGACCAGTGTCTGCACCTCAGGGGGAAGTGAAAGTCTGTGTGGCAACCTCTAAGCCGTCCCCCGAGATCAAAACTGAAAAG GTACAGGTGCAACAGGCCCCAGTGCAggtgaagaagaacaagaagaaagcCAAGGAAGACGTGAAAGCAGCACAGAGTGTTTCCACCACTGAGGGAAAGgagcctgatgaag gCACATGGGAGACCAAGGTCAGTAACCGAGAGAAGAGGCAACAGCGCAAGAAGGACAAGGGCCCGATGGAATCTGGGAGCCCGGGAGCCCCAGGGACCCCCAAGTCCCAAGTAGAGGCACCTGCAGCTCTAGTAGCCACCAACACCAGGAAAAACAGAG AGACCCTGCATTCAAGAACAGGTGGAAAGGCAGATACAAAAAGTGGTCCAG GCTGGAGAGAGGAGCCCTCGGTCAACGGTGGAGGGTGGGCTGACGTCTCTTCTAAGGTGCCAGGGCAGATGGAGGGGGATAAGTGGAGTGCCATGTCTGCAGCCCCACGTCGCAAGGCTAAGCCTGAGCCCCGGTCCTGGGGACAGGAGACACAAG GTACATGGAGCGGTATGGACGGCAGAATTAAGAATGACCTTAGCCCTGTGTCCTTCACTATGCTGGGACTGAATGCTTCAG AGACCATGGTACATCCTATTGACCTGCAGTGGGACAGCCACCCTAAAGTTGACGACGAATGGTCCGGTTTCA ATGGGATGGCAGCAGTGGATCCTAGCTCCGACTGGAATGCCCCGGTAGAGCACTGGGGGAATTATGTAGAGCCCCCTGTGTCTGTGACCCCAGCAGTCCCACCCAAGGAGCAGCTGGCCCCCCACAAG GAATCCGAGGATGACAAGGAGGTTAAAGATCCTACCGGAGGAGTGGCGAAatctaagaagaagaagaaaaagaagaaagcagAGGAAGAGGCTGATTCTGCAGCTCAG ACGGTGAACTCGGCACCCACTGTAAATACAACGCCCAAGCCCCAAGAGCATCCACCTGTGATGACCACTAACAAGCAGCTTCCCAATGTACCAGCCTCTCAGA AGAAGTCTGAGCAGGTTTCGGAGCCCCCGAAGCCGTCCCAGAAAAAAAAGGTCCGAAAAGAAACCTGA
- the mtdha gene encoding metadherin a isoform X2, with translation MATDLRALAWEKAEVLSGGLKELLSTGQLYIRSRFGVDLGLNPELYPTWMLLSAAAAAVLLLLAASWAAVCGGLSAGKKRGSPVTRDGAEPAKAGFVKTEKSDDQKRKNRKKPAEKKTQSNGRPVSAPQGEVKVCVATSKPSPEIKTEKVQQAPVQVKKNKKKAKEDVKAAQSVSTTEGKEPDEGTWETKVSNREKRQQRKKDKGPMESGSPGAPGTPKSQVEAPAALVATNTRKNRETLHSRTGGKADTKSGPGWREEPSVNGGGWADVSSKVPGQMEGDKWSAMSAAPRRKAKPEPRSWGQETQGTWSGMDGRIKNDLSPVSFTMLGLNASETMVHPIDLQWDSHPKVDDEWSGFNGMAAVDPSSDWNAPVEHWGNYVEPPVSVTPAVPPKEQLAPHKESEDDKEVKDPTGGVAKSKKKKKKKKAEEEADSAAQTVNSAPTVNTTPKPQEHPPVMTTNKQLPNVPASQKKSEQVSEPPKPSQKKKVRKET, from the exons ATGGCAACGGACTTGCGAGCTCTGGCCTGGGAAAAGGCTGAAGTTTTATCTGGGGGACTGAAGGAGCTTCTCTCCACCGGTCAGCTGTACATCCGCTCTCGGTTCGGGGTCgatctgggtttgaaccccgaacTGTACCCGACATGGATGCTCCTCTCCGCGGCCGCGGCcgctgtgttgctgctgctggccGCGTCCTGGGCCGCGGTATGCGGGGGGTTGTCGGCTGGGAAAAAGCGGGGATCCCCCGTCACCCGCGACGGCGCTGAGCCTGCCAAGGCTGGCTTCGTCAAAACGGAGAAATCGGACGATcaaaagaggaagaacagaaAGAAACCTGCCGAAAAG AAGACTCAGTCTAACGGACGACCAGTGTCTGCACCTCAGGGGGAAGTGAAAGTCTGTGTGGCAACCTCTAAGCCGTCCCCCGAGATCAAAACTGAAAAG GTGCAACAGGCCCCAGTGCAggtgaagaagaacaagaagaaagcCAAGGAAGACGTGAAAGCAGCACAGAGTGTTTCCACCACTGAGGGAAAGgagcctgatgaag gCACATGGGAGACCAAGGTCAGTAACCGAGAGAAGAGGCAACAGCGCAAGAAGGACAAGGGCCCGATGGAATCTGGGAGCCCGGGAGCCCCAGGGACCCCCAAGTCCCAAGTAGAGGCACCTGCAGCTCTAGTAGCCACCAACACCAGGAAAAACAGAG AGACCCTGCATTCAAGAACAGGTGGAAAGGCAGATACAAAAAGTGGTCCAG GCTGGAGAGAGGAGCCCTCGGTCAACGGTGGAGGGTGGGCTGACGTCTCTTCTAAGGTGCCAGGGCAGATGGAGGGGGATAAGTGGAGTGCCATGTCTGCAGCCCCACGTCGCAAGGCTAAGCCTGAGCCCCGGTCCTGGGGACAGGAGACACAAG GTACATGGAGCGGTATGGACGGCAGAATTAAGAATGACCTTAGCCCTGTGTCCTTCACTATGCTGGGACTGAATGCTTCAG AGACCATGGTACATCCTATTGACCTGCAGTGGGACAGCCACCCTAAAGTTGACGACGAATGGTCCGGTTTCA ATGGGATGGCAGCAGTGGATCCTAGCTCCGACTGGAATGCCCCGGTAGAGCACTGGGGGAATTATGTAGAGCCCCCTGTGTCTGTGACCCCAGCAGTCCCACCCAAGGAGCAGCTGGCCCCCCACAAG GAATCCGAGGATGACAAGGAGGTTAAAGATCCTACCGGAGGAGTGGCGAAatctaagaagaagaagaaaaagaagaaagcagAGGAAGAGGCTGATTCTGCAGCTCAG ACGGTGAACTCGGCACCCACTGTAAATACAACGCCCAAGCCCCAAGAGCATCCACCTGTGATGACCACTAACAAGCAGCTTCCCAATGTACCAGCCTCTCAGA AGAAGTCTGAGCAGGTTTCGGAGCCCCCGAAGCCGTCCCAGAAAAAAAAGGTCCGAAAAGAAACCTGA